A region of Amyelois transitella isolate CPQ chromosome 11, ilAmyTran1.1, whole genome shotgun sequence DNA encodes the following proteins:
- the LOC106133310 gene encoding cytochrome c oxidase subunit 6B1 encodes MPEMIKSPADIKTAPFDPRFPNTNQTRHCYQSYLDFHRCQKVRGEKYEACQYFKRVYKSLCPNEWVDKWDTQRSEGTFPGKI; translated from the exons ATGCCAGAGATGATCAAATCGCCCGCCGACATCAAAACCGCTCCTTTTGACCCGCGGTTCCCTAACACGAACCAGACAAG GCACTGCTACCAGAGTTATCTGGACTTCCACCGCTGTCAAAAGGTCCGCGGAGAGAAGTACGAAGCCTGCCAATACTTCAAGAGAGTCTACAAATCCCTCTGCCCCAACGAATGGGTGGACAAGTGGGACACCCAGAGGTCCGAGGGTACCTTCCCGGGGAAGATTTGA
- the LOC106133286 gene encoding uncharacterized protein LOC106133286, whose protein sequence is MCDQEFRTLRIDPRYPFTNQTKACYDNYCDYYKCTRLLGQVDDCKIFKRYFETICPNAWISHWDELREKGAFPGPI, encoded by the exons atgtgtgaCCAAGAATTTAGAACGCTGCGAATCGATCCGCGCTACCCTTTTACAAATCAGACAAA GGCATGTTACGACAACTACTGTGATTACTACAAGTGCACACGTCTTCTAGGCCAG GTGGACGATTGCAAGATCTTCAAAAGATACTTCGAGACAATTTGTCCAAACGCGTGGATCTCCCATTGGGACGAATTGCGAGAGAAAGGAGCTTTCCCTGGACCAATCTGA
- the LOC106133300 gene encoding oxysterol-binding protein-related protein 11, which yields MLKSSGIGSQSHRPLSGQLYKYTNVVKGWQQRWFAVDPETGVLSYYLYDGPGDTIQPGQPARGEAHLAAAVICPSDEDSRTFTINCASGDMLKLRATDARARQEWVNGLRAIAEIHTKAMGANPPLQPREQLAVHDAMAAARQQLQATELSDAALARCIESADSPFPHTDPDLLLLKATSAASMQCLLQCAGILHRQQQYATVSLNKMDDH from the exons atgttaaaatcaAGCGGCATAGGATCTCAGTCTCATAGGCCTCTATCAGGGCAGCTATACAAGTATACGAATGTGGTGAAAGGCTGGCAACAACGATGGTTTGCGGTGGATCCAGAGACCGGAGTTCTTTCTTATTATCTTTACGATGGACCTGGGGACACTATACAACCTGGACAACCTGCTAGGGGAGAG GCACATTTAGCAGCAGCAGTCATTTGCCCTAGCGATGAAGACTCTCGCACGTTCACAATTAATTGTGCCTCCGGAGACATGCTCAAGTTGAGGGCTACAGATGCTCGGGCGCGGCAGGAGTGGGTCAATGGACTGCGGGCCATTGCTGAAATACACACTAAg GCAATGGGAGCGAACCCGCCGTTGCAGCCGCGCGAGCAGCTCGCCGTCCACGACGCCATGGCGGCCGCCAGGCAGCAACTGCAGGCGACTGAACTCAG TGACGCAGCTCTGGCCAGATGCATAGAGTCTGCAGATTCACCTTTTCCACACACGGACCCAGATTTACTGCTTTTAAAG GCGACGTCTGCGGCCAGCATGCAATGTCTCTTACAGTGTGCGGGCATCCTGCACAGACAACAACAATACGCCACTGTCAGCTTGAACAAGATGGACGATCattga
- the LOC106133299 gene encoding probable serine/threonine-protein kinase DDB_G0271682 isoform X5, translated as MGFKLVRVDKTDPCKIKLDVGTHLVGRGKFLHCDDKRVSRRHGELEVSDDAVKLTALHTNPCFYVKRNTSDRLILKQNESEDLRNGDKFGLLPVDCWYEVLYSPDDADDQGHQVENGRINTQNGVDNLDSTDVNHGIDAETIRQMDVDDDRINIDLMEAHDNGGSATVNAESSLNLAPQSSNEKNGQQDQTSNDQQLSPNESDLDQSQSLIQDLNLPQIMTSNNSEPAETIPQIDQQSSSENTIEQNGPVKIKNELLDQNSSIEQSPLKRPHPGTSDVKQEPEDTVKKIKTEGNDAPAGPSNDQNVMNIASRSRSTESTKTFFTDEVIDKIGRSISMSMDRWDHSAKSWAGTLRCLPKDQQIFAEKLINDVLFEAQMNSLRRESRVVVGLPVTVDLTGF; from the exons ATGGGTTTCAAACTGGTCAGAGTTGATAAAACTGATCCATGCAAAATTAAACTGGATGTAGGAACGCACTTGGTTGGAAGAGGGAAATTTTTGCAC TGTGACGACAAAAGGGTGTCAAGAAGACACGGGGAGCTTGAAGTTTCAGATGACGCTGTCAAACTCACAGCA CTTCACACAAATCCGTGTTTCTACGTAAAAAGAAACACATCTGACAGGCTTATTCTGAAACAAAATGAGAGCGAAGATCTCAGAAATGGCGACAAGTTTGGATTGCTGCCAGTGGACTGTTGGTACGAAGTTTTGTATTCCCCTGATGATGCGGATGACCAAGGACATCAGGTAGAAAATGGGAGAATCAACACACAAAATGGAGTAGACAATTTGGATAGTACAGATGTAAACCATGGTATTGACGCAGAAACAATAAGGCAAATGGATGTTGATGATGATAGAATAAACATTGATTTGATGGAAGCACATGATAATGGTGGTAGTGCAACGGTGAATGCGGAGTCGTCTTTGAatttag cACCGCAATCGTCAAATGAAAAGAACGGTCAGCAAGATCAAACCAGTAATGACCAACAGCTTAGTCCAAATGAAAGTGACCTCGACCAATCACAATCTCTAATTCAAGATCTTAATCTACCTCAAATTATGACCTCAAACAATAGTGAACCAGCAGAGACTATCCCTCAAATAGACCAGCAGAGTTCTTCAGAAAACACTATAGAACAAAATGGACctgttaaaataaagaatgaacTGCTAGACCAAAATTCGAGTATTGAGCAGAGTCCTTTGAAGAGACCACATCCAGGTACGTCCGATGTGAAACAGGAGCCGGAAGATAcggttaaaaagataaaaacggAGGGAAATGACGCGCCGGCTGGTCCCAGTAATGATCAGAATGTG ATGAACATCGCGTCGCGATCTCGTTCGACCGAGTCGACTAAAACGTTTTTCACAGACGAAGTTATCGATAAAATTGGTCGGTCGATATCGATGTCGATGGATCGTTGGGACCACTCGGCGAAGTCGTGGGCGGGCACTTTAAGATGTTTACCAAAGGACCAACAGATTTTTGCCGAGAAATTGATTAACGATGTACTCTTCGAAGCTCAGATGAATTCTCTGAGAAGAGAAAGTAGGGTTGTGGTAGGGTTACCTGTCACGGTGGATTTGACTGGATTTTAA